The following are encoded together in the Tripterygium wilfordii isolate XIE 37 chromosome 18, ASM1340144v1, whole genome shotgun sequence genome:
- the LOC119983621 gene encoding 60S acidic ribosomal protein P1-like yields MSTSEAACTYAALILFDDRIPITAEKISTLVKAAGVNVESYWPSLFAKLAEKCNLEDLIMNVGAGGGAVAVAAATPAAGGAPAAAAPAAEEKKKEEPAEESDDDMGFSLFD; encoded by the exons ATGTCAACTTCGGAGGCCGCTTGCACTTATGCCGCTCTCATACTCTTTGATGATCGCATTCCTATCACT GCTGAGAAGATCTCAACATTGGTTAAAGCTGCTGGTGTGAATGTTGAATCATATTGGCCAAGTTTGTTTGCAAAGCTTGCTGAGAAGTGCAACCTGGAGGATCTCATTATGAATGTAGGAGCTGGTGGTGGTGCAGTGGCAGTTGCAGCTGCCACACCTGCCGCTGGTGGTGCTCCAGCTGCTGCAGCTCCTGCTgctgaggagaagaagaag GAGGAACCTGCGGAGGAGAGTGATGATGATATGGGATTCAGCCTGTTCGATTAG